Below is a genomic region from Trichoderma asperellum chromosome 2, complete sequence.
CATCCACTTTGCCATACTTGGACTCCAAGATCTTGGCGCGATGGTTTAGCTGCTTAACGAGATCAAGGATTTTGGCCTTGACCTCATCGTTTACCTGACCAGTCGTTAATACTTCATCAATATAAATTCTTGCTGCGTCTAAACTTTACCATATCGATCTTGTTCAAGATAATCACATCAGCAAACTCAATCTGGTCAACCATGAGGTCCGATACAGTTCTCTCATCTTCTGGAGTAACATCGTCTCTTCGACCAGATAACAAATCCGCCGTATCAAAGTCATTGAGCATAGTGAAGGCATCAATGACTGTCACCGTGGTATCCAAGCGAGCAAACTTATCAAGTCCACCAGCTTGCTTCCTATATCACCCCATCAGTACATTAGTGGGAAAGAAGGAATAATAAGTCCCAGTTTAAGCTTACAGCTGGTTCAATACTTTGACCATGTCCTCATCTAAGCCAGCCGTACCCTCGCCCTCGGTCATCAGACTCATCTGTTCCGCCAAGCGCGAATCAAAAGTCTCGGCAACCTGTTCCGGTTCGCTAATACCACTGCTCTCAATGATGATGTAGTCGAACTGTTGTAGCTGGGACAAACGCACAAGCTCTTCCAACAAGTCTCCTCTCAGTGTACAGCAGATGCACCCGTTTTGGAGCGCGATGACTTTTTCTTCAGTCTTGGTAAGACGATGTGTGCTTTTGATGAGAGAGGCATCGACATTGATTCTATACGGATATCAgtattttcctctttgcctGTCCATTGGCTAATATCATGATCCTTACGCTCCAATGTCGTTCACAATGACGGCTATGCGAAGGCCATGATTGCTTCGCAAGATATGCTGTAGGAGTGTAGTCTTGCCCGCGCCCTTGGAGAGAGTTAGTCCACGTAAACCAAACCATATGAAGGCAAAGCAGGTGGGTCAGCTTACCAAGAAGCCAGATAAGAGTGTCACAGGAAGAGGTTTGGACGGCACTACAACATCTTTCTTTGAGCCTCTTCGACCTTTACTGCTCTTCGCTTTGGAAGTTCGTGGTTGGCCCATTGTGACAAGAAGTGAGTAAGGAGAGTTGTaaacgtttcttttttttaaaaaaaaaaaaaaaaaaatttaagaaCGGGAACTTCGGTATACCAcattatatactatagataatgagagaagagacaatCTGCAGTGAGCCATCAAGGTTGCAAAACCCGTAACCATCAGGGTTGTTGGTGATAGTGGAGATACCCTCACTTACATGCAGTCATTACATACACTAGTGCTCCTATTGGACGGCTTAACGCAGCAAGGAATTCGCTCTTTGGTCTTATCACAAATGAATACTATTGTATTTTCATCTGAGCATCTCGGTGTACCGCCGCACATTCAAAAAATTGCTATGCTATCAATAAAGAATGACTGTATATGCGTCCCGTCCATGTCAAGCAAGGTTCGACACCCAAACTGGTAATATCTGTCTGAAGTCTGTGTACCTGAACAAAAGAATACCTATTCATGAATTCATCCCAAAACCAACCGTAAACTCCACATCGCGCAGGCTTGCTCAGCAAATCGCAGGCAATGTATGCAAAAGCTCAATGCATTCCAAATTCTTTGCCAAGCGGACATATGCACATATCGTTTCACACTCACATAATGCAACAATTTCCCGCATTCAAGCCGTATCCCGCTTGGCACTGCTCCAAGTAGCCTGCATCTTCAGGGTTGCCTTCAGCGACATTGTACTTCCGCACCAGACCTTTGATCGTCAAAGTCTGTTCTCCTTCGGGATGCCACCACTTTAGGAGCTGAAGCAGTGTGCCCTGACTGTTATCAAAGTTGATCTCCCATCTGCCGGCTGAGACTGCGACTTCGCTTTCCTGCTTGGGGAAGTGATATTCGGGAAGGAAGATTACAGTAGGTGTATCGTCAGCCGCAGCCTGAGCAGCGGAAACTTTGATGTTAAAGGTACATTTACGTAAATCAAAGCCAGAAGAGATTAATTTTCCAGCCACAGTTGTCGGTGTTGGTCGAATAAAGGCTTCTGCGGCTCGATAGCCAGGAGCATTTGTCAATTCTGGGTCCTTGTCGGAGGGAGCAGAGCTGATCGATGGATTCGTAAGTGTTCGTTGAAGATTTCCTGGAGTGACGCCCACTTCTTCCAAAGTTTCTGCTGTCACAACAGCAGAGCCAGCTTTGACCAAGCTGGTGGACGACTGGTCGAAAGAAGGTTCACTTAGTATAGATGATGTAGCAGGAAGCTTATCATCGACTGAAATGATGGACAAATCTTCACCGTTCCATTGGTCTCCTCTTTCATGGTCGTTTGTGCTGGAATAGAC
It encodes:
- a CDS encoding uncharacterized protein (EggNog:ENOG41); amino-acid sequence: MSLMTEGEGTAGLDEDMVKVLNQLKQAGGLDKFARLDTTVTVIDAFTMLNDFDTADLLSGRRDDVTPEDERTVSDLMVDQIEFADVIILNKIDMVKFRRSKNLY